Proteins from a genomic interval of Verrucomicrobiota bacterium:
- the dnaG gene encoding DNA primase, with amino-acid sequence MPGIVPPATLEQIRAASDLVEIIGTSVPLKRVGANFRGLCPFHKEKTPSFYVSAHKQIFHCYGCNKSGDVFTWIREYEGVGFMEAVQRLAERARIPLELSQEPGAEQRRFVKDALLSLHEQITKRWQQCLLHDAAGEAARAYLQQRGVTADAIQRFRLGFAPDAWDDTLHWAKSKGFEISLVEQAGLIVKREGADGYYDRFRGRLMFPIADEQGRIIAFSGRLLDPEAKAAKYVNSPETPIFTKGRVFYGLDKSKRAILDAKQAILCEGQIDLIACHTAGVTNVVAPQGTAFTSDHARILRRYTEEVVLCFDGDSAGQNAAVKALDPMLAVGLAARVAVVPSPHDPDSFIKAFGAAAFRELIAKAEGFFDFLLRRLLSLHASQGDRGRLAIVRAMGEAVRKTGSAVLIDTYAQKTAQALAVSAEAVRMEFRKQAPFASRATAEDEDPAAEPEAAETESEPNASESRFLALLFSHPELIPYARAHGRLDWFEHRGLRAVVERILQDEPSGGAGGASSFLDQVPSGSLRVLLSRAAMESQATKNPALELQMSLGRIRDRFAKSKRSELNRKLGEINANSAEHQQIIAELKALQSLLATPLPKPGP; translated from the coding sequence ATGCCGGGAATCGTCCCGCCTGCGACCCTCGAGCAAATTCGCGCCGCCAGCGATTTGGTCGAGATTATAGGGACCAGCGTTCCGCTCAAACGCGTCGGCGCCAACTTCCGCGGGCTTTGTCCGTTCCACAAAGAGAAGACTCCCAGCTTTTACGTCAGCGCGCACAAGCAGATCTTCCATTGTTACGGATGCAACAAGAGCGGGGACGTTTTCACGTGGATCCGGGAATACGAAGGGGTGGGGTTCATGGAGGCCGTGCAAAGGCTGGCTGAACGCGCCCGCATCCCCCTTGAGCTTTCCCAGGAACCGGGCGCGGAGCAACGGCGGTTCGTCAAGGACGCCCTGCTCAGTCTGCACGAGCAGATCACGAAACGCTGGCAACAATGCCTCCTTCATGACGCCGCCGGGGAAGCCGCCCGGGCCTATCTCCAGCAACGCGGCGTGACGGCGGATGCCATCCAGCGCTTTCGCCTCGGTTTTGCGCCGGACGCTTGGGACGACACCTTGCATTGGGCGAAGTCGAAGGGGTTTGAAATCTCCCTCGTCGAACAGGCCGGACTGATCGTGAAGCGCGAGGGGGCGGACGGTTATTACGACCGATTCCGCGGACGCCTCATGTTTCCCATCGCCGATGAGCAGGGGAGAATCATCGCCTTTAGCGGACGTCTTCTCGATCCCGAGGCGAAAGCCGCCAAATACGTCAATTCGCCTGAAACACCCATTTTTACGAAGGGCAGGGTTTTCTACGGATTGGACAAATCGAAGCGGGCGATTCTTGACGCCAAGCAGGCCATTCTTTGTGAGGGCCAGATTGACCTCATTGCCTGTCACACCGCAGGCGTCACCAACGTCGTCGCGCCGCAAGGCACCGCCTTCACCTCCGATCACGCCCGCATTTTGCGACGCTACACGGAGGAAGTCGTGCTCTGTTTCGACGGCGATTCAGCCGGTCAGAACGCCGCGGTCAAAGCCCTTGACCCCATGCTCGCGGTTGGGTTGGCCGCACGCGTGGCGGTGGTGCCCTCTCCCCATGATCCGGACAGCTTCATCAAAGCCTTCGGTGCCGCGGCCTTTCGCGAACTTATCGCCAAGGCGGAGGGTTTCTTCGATTTCTTGCTGCGGCGGCTGCTGTCCCTCCATGCGTCCCAAGGAGATCGCGGCCGCCTGGCCATCGTCCGCGCGATGGGCGAAGCCGTGCGAAAAACCGGCAGCGCGGTTCTCATCGACACCTACGCCCAAAAAACAGCACAAGCCCTCGCCGTCTCGGCCGAAGCCGTGCGGATGGAGTTTCGCAAGCAAGCCCCGTTCGCGAGCCGTGCGACGGCCGAGGACGAAGATCCTGCTGCCGAACCGGAAGCAGCCGAGACCGAATCCGAGCCCAACGCGTCCGAGTCGCGTTTCCTGGCCCTGTTGTTCAGTCATCCTGAGTTGATCCCCTACGCGCGAGCCCACGGCCGGCTGGATTGGTTCGAACATCGCGGCCTGCGAGCGGTCGTCGAAAGGATCCTGCAGGACGAACCGTCTGGCGGTGCAGGAGGGGCGTCCTCGTTTCTGGATCAAGTTCCATCGGGATCTTTGCGCGTGCTCTTGAGCCGGGCCGCGATGGAAAGCCAGGCCACCAAGAACCCCGCCCTCGAATTGCAAATGTCGCTGGGACGCATCCGCGATCGATTTGCGAAAAGCAAGAGGTCGGAGCTCAATCGAAAGTTGGGCGAAATCAATGCCAACTCCGCGGAACATCAGCAGATCATCGCCGAATTGAAGGCGTTGCAATCGCTCCTCGCCACACCCTTGCCCAAACCGGGGCCTTGA
- a CDS encoding cyclic nucleotide-binding domain-containing protein, which produces MADLVDRNFQDQKIGVAVINLLRGLPIFSGLGDSELRKIARLFTQKLYRPGEKIFNKGDQGNEAFVIMRGQVDICLEEGAKAIATLANGQIFGELAFLDGAARNAHALASQASILLVVQRSAFNELVQREPHLGMVVMKNIAVELSNRLRKASTSMGGPKK; this is translated from the coding sequence ATGGCCGACCTGGTGGATCGGAATTTCCAGGATCAAAAGATCGGGGTGGCGGTGATTAATCTCCTGCGCGGCCTGCCCATCTTTTCGGGTTTGGGGGATAGCGAGCTCCGTAAAATCGCGCGTCTTTTCACCCAAAAACTCTACCGCCCCGGGGAGAAGATCTTTAACAAGGGCGACCAGGGCAACGAAGCCTTTGTCATCATGCGCGGCCAGGTGGATATCTGCCTGGAAGAAGGTGCCAAGGCCATCGCCACCCTGGCGAACGGACAGATTTTCGGGGAGTTGGCCTTCTTGGACGGCGCGGCGCGGAATGCGCACGCCCTGGCTTCCCAAGCAAGCATCCTGCTCGTCGTTCAGCGTTCCGCCTTCAATGAACTTGTGCAACGCGAGCCGCACCTCGGGATGGTGGTGATGAAGAATATCGCCGTCGAATTGTCCAACCGGCTTCGCAAAGCCAGCACTTCCATGGGCGGTCCCAAGAAGTAA
- a CDS encoding sodium:solute symporter family protein: MTQFSWWADGSIVGLYLLATMAAGLMVRKYVSKVDDFLVAGREMNVYLGIASLAATEFGIVTCMYTAQNGYEKGFAGAVPGFCQAIAMFVIGVTGFCIKPLRESGVRTLPELFEERFGPRVRWASGVVIVLGGLLNMGVFLRVGGEFLTLVCGIDARYLEITMTVLLVGVAAYTILGGMLSVLVTDFIQFVVMSVGMLAVTVLILFHVGWDRLIQAVETHRGAGGFNPFVNESMGWPYVIFNLLLNTAACLTWQAVIARVLASKDASTGQRVYRGTAFFFVCRFMIPGLWGIAALAVLGPLAPGENTLHAMPKFLATFLPIGMLGLLVAAMLAADMSTDSSYMLTWGSVIYNDILAPFRKNAWSEKKGLLVNRFIIALIGVFLLLYGLWYPLKGDLWTYLGVTGTIYLSSMTTLVIACCYWKRANNWGASAAIVVGAAVPVTYLILEQNSATAAWAKQVGPYYSGIATYVLVALAMVVGSLLKPQPREKSS; the protein is encoded by the coding sequence ATGACTCAGTTTTCCTGGTGGGCCGACGGCAGCATTGTCGGACTTTACCTGCTGGCCACCATGGCCGCCGGACTGATGGTCCGCAAATACGTGTCCAAGGTGGACGACTTCCTGGTGGCCGGCCGGGAAATGAATGTCTATCTGGGCATCGCCTCGCTCGCGGCGACCGAGTTTGGCATTGTGACGTGCATGTACACCGCTCAAAACGGTTACGAGAAGGGATTCGCCGGAGCGGTCCCGGGATTCTGCCAGGCGATCGCCATGTTCGTCATCGGGGTCACCGGATTCTGCATCAAACCCCTGCGCGAATCCGGCGTGCGCACCCTGCCCGAACTCTTCGAGGAGCGATTCGGACCCCGGGTGCGCTGGGCCTCAGGCGTGGTGATTGTCCTGGGCGGCTTGCTCAACATGGGCGTTTTCCTGCGTGTGGGCGGCGAGTTCCTGACCCTGGTGTGCGGCATCGACGCCCGCTACTTGGAAATCACCATGACCGTGCTGCTGGTTGGGGTGGCCGCCTATACCATCCTTGGCGGCATGCTCTCGGTGCTGGTGACCGACTTTATCCAGTTCGTGGTCATGAGCGTGGGCATGCTTGCCGTCACCGTCCTGATTTTGTTCCACGTCGGATGGGATCGCTTGATCCAGGCTGTGGAGACCCATCGCGGCGCCGGAGGATTCAATCCCTTTGTCAACGAGTCCATGGGCTGGCCGTATGTCATCTTCAATTTGCTCCTGAACACGGCGGCCTGCCTGACGTGGCAGGCGGTGATTGCGCGCGTTCTTGCCTCCAAAGATGCTTCGACGGGACAGCGCGTGTATCGCGGCACCGCGTTTTTCTTCGTCTGCCGTTTCATGATTCCGGGCCTGTGGGGCATCGCCGCACTGGCCGTCCTGGGGCCCCTGGCCCCGGGTGAAAACACGCTGCACGCGATGCCCAAGTTCCTGGCGACATTCCTCCCCATCGGCATGCTGGGATTGCTCGTGGCCGCCATGCTTGCGGCGGACATGAGCACGGATTCCTCCTACATGCTGACCTGGGGAAGCGTGATTTATAACGACATTCTGGCCCCGTTTCGAAAGAACGCCTGGAGCGAGAAAAAGGGGTTGCTGGTCAATCGTTTCATCATCGCCCTCATCGGGGTGTTCCTCCTCCTCTACGGACTCTGGTATCCGTTGAAGGGCGATCTTTGGACCTACCTCGGTGTCACCGGCACGATTTATCTCTCGAGCATGACCACGCTCGTCATCGCTTGTTGTTATTGGAAGCGAGCCAACAACTGGGGAGCCTCGGCCGCCATTGTGGTGGGCGCAGCGGTTCCGGTCACGTATCTCATCCTGGAGCAAAATTCAGCCACGGCAGCCTGGGCCAAGCAGGTGGGACCCTATTACTCCGGCATTGCCACCTACGTGCTGGTGGCGCTGGCCATGGTGGTGGGCTCGCTCTTGAAACCACAGCCCCGGGAGAAATCGTCATGA
- a CDS encoding beta-lactamase family protein, with protein MSSMRMNLKRSAWRGFTGAGAIGFCLWMTGCATTGPQSNPREARVDQLFQAWNRPDSPGAAVVVVKDGAVVFQRGYGCANLEQGIPITPQTRFDVASVAKQFTGLSVAMLVEQGQLSLDDDVRKHLPDVPDFGQPITLAHLLYHTSGLRDWPESFLLSNLDFEAPITFEMILELVRRQRELDFAPGEQMQYSNTGYNLLAAVVAKVTGQSFRAWMDTKVFQALGMKHTHVCDNPAEIVPNRAESYSISTPPGTPRRVTSQLSGLGSSSLFISAEDMGKWLLNFETAQVGGKAAIAIICRPGSLKNGAKSVSCSGLFENDYHGHRVLEHSGSWAGYRSFTRVIPEKRLAVAVLANAANLNPQQQAIKLTDLFLDDPDTAKSRSQSPESGVAVKSDPSTWDAFPGTYRLGAGWLLTITREADTLMTQATNEDRFKMTPAGINTFTVEGYNHQKVEFVRQKSGAVTNLVYRGINAPKLDLPKIAPADLAAYAGDYWSEELRVARRIEIHDGKLATRDRSGQWLHFVPTGVDRFDADFGRWALQFTRDGSSAVAEMKISGGRVRHLRYTRTTRPQVNLPGLK; from the coding sequence ATGTCATCGATGCGAATGAATCTCAAACGGTCGGCTTGGCGCGGCTTCACGGGAGCCGGCGCCATCGGATTTTGCCTGTGGATGACCGGTTGCGCCACGACGGGTCCCCAGTCCAATCCGCGGGAGGCCCGAGTCGATCAGTTGTTCCAGGCTTGGAATCGTCCCGATTCGCCCGGCGCGGCGGTCGTGGTGGTCAAGGACGGAGCCGTGGTTTTCCAACGCGGTTACGGCTGCGCCAACCTCGAGCAAGGCATCCCCATCACGCCACAGACACGCTTCGACGTGGCTTCGGTCGCCAAGCAATTCACCGGACTGTCCGTGGCGATGCTCGTGGAGCAGGGCCAACTCTCCCTCGACGATGATGTTCGCAAACACCTGCCCGACGTGCCGGATTTTGGCCAGCCGATCACCCTGGCCCATCTGCTTTACCACACGAGCGGGTTGCGCGACTGGCCCGAGTCGTTCCTGCTGTCGAACCTCGATTTCGAGGCGCCCATCACTTTCGAAATGATTCTTGAACTGGTGCGGCGGCAGCGCGAGCTGGATTTCGCGCCCGGCGAACAGATGCAATACTCCAACACCGGCTACAACCTGCTCGCCGCCGTGGTCGCCAAGGTAACCGGCCAATCCTTCCGCGCGTGGATGGACACGAAGGTCTTCCAAGCGCTCGGCATGAAGCACACCCACGTGTGCGACAACCCCGCCGAAATCGTGCCCAACCGCGCCGAGTCTTACAGCATCAGCACCCCACCCGGCACACCGCGTCGCGTGACCAGCCAGTTGTCTGGCCTGGGCTCCAGCTCATTATTCATTTCCGCCGAGGATATGGGCAAATGGCTGCTCAATTTTGAAACCGCGCAAGTGGGCGGCAAGGCGGCGATCGCAATCATATGCCGTCCGGGATCCTTGAAAAACGGCGCGAAGTCCGTTTCTTGCTCCGGCCTCTTTGAGAATGATTACCACGGCCACAGAGTGCTCGAACACTCGGGCAGTTGGGCGGGGTATCGCAGCTTCACGAGGGTCATCCCGGAAAAACGACTGGCTGTCGCTGTGCTCGCCAACGCGGCCAACCTCAACCCTCAGCAGCAGGCGATCAAACTCACGGACCTGTTTCTGGATGACCCTGACACTGCAAAATCCAGGTCACAAAGCCCCGAATCGGGTGTGGCTGTGAAATCCGATCCTTCCACCTGGGACGCTTTCCCGGGCACGTACCGTTTAGGGGCGGGATGGCTGCTCACCATCACTCGCGAAGCCGACACCCTGATGACCCAGGCCACGAACGAAGACCGATTCAAAATGACGCCGGCCGGCATCAACACGTTCACGGTCGAGGGCTACAACCATCAAAAGGTGGAATTCGTCCGCCAAAAATCGGGTGCGGTCACGAACCTCGTTTACCGCGGCATCAACGCGCCGAAGCTGGATCTGCCGAAAATCGCTCCGGCGGACCTTGCGGCCTACGCCGGCGATTATTGGAGCGAAGAACTGCGTGTCGCGAGGCGAATCGAAATCCACGACGGAAAGCTCGCGACCCGTGATCGCTCGGGTCAGTGGCTCCACTTTGTGCCGACGGGCGTGGATCGTTTCGACGCGGACTTTGGCCGCTGGGCGCTTCAATTCACGCGCGATGGGTCCTCCGCGGTGGCGGAAATGAAAATCTCGGGAGGTCGCGTGCGCCATCTTCGCTACACGCGAACCACTCGACCGCAAGTCAATCTGCCGGGACTGAAATAG
- a CDS encoding arsenate reductase ArsC, with protein sequence MNAPDSTPLILVLCTGNSCRSHMAEGFLRAASQGRFRVASAGSKPVGYVHPLSIQAMAEAGIDIASHHSKHLSEFLNQPVETVITVCGKADQACPVFHGQVNRHHWPFPDPAHAEGSEEEQLKVFREVRDAIRLVFEAYATGRLDEARRPTPMLPPL encoded by the coding sequence ATGAACGCGCCCGACTCCACTCCCCTCATCCTGGTCCTTTGCACCGGCAACTCCTGCCGGAGTCACATGGCGGAGGGATTCCTGCGGGCGGCATCCCAGGGGCGATTTCGGGTTGCGAGCGCGGGCAGCAAGCCCGTCGGCTATGTGCATCCCCTCTCCATCCAAGCCATGGCGGAAGCAGGCATCGATATCGCCTCGCATCATTCCAAGCACCTCTCCGAGTTTCTGAATCAACCCGTCGAGACCGTCATCACGGTCTGTGGAAAGGCCGACCAGGCGTGCCCCGTTTTTCATGGCCAGGTGAATCGGCATCACTGGCCCTTCCCCGACCCGGCTCACGCCGAGGGGAGCGAAGAGGAGCAACTGAAAGTATTCCGCGAAGTGCGGGACGCCATCCGACTCGTCTTCGAAGCCTATGCCACGGGGCGTCTGGATGAAGCGCGGCGCCCAACCCCAATGCTGCCCCCGCTCTGA
- a CDS encoding CvpA family protein, translated as MNYSPTLFDFIVGVLLVIGLLRGRRRGMSEELLILIQWLAMVAVAGLFYTHVATFIVSAGLSQLYANIWGYVSLLLAVKILFVLVKKGTGEKLLGSDIFGPLEYYLGMISGMIRWFCMLIVFLSLFGARLYPEAQLAAIAKQDKDVYGSAFFSRHGEMQKNIFKHSFLGPLIQKHLGFLLIKPALPSDVKSMRDSFQEKANRDINDAMERRK; from the coding sequence ATGAACTACAGCCCCACACTCTTCGATTTCATCGTTGGCGTCCTGCTCGTGATCGGTTTGTTGCGAGGCCGTCGTCGCGGCATGTCCGAGGAACTGCTGATTCTCATTCAATGGCTGGCGATGGTGGCAGTGGCCGGGCTCTTTTATACGCACGTCGCGACGTTTATCGTCTCCGCCGGGTTGTCCCAGTTGTATGCCAACATCTGGGGTTATGTGAGCCTCTTGCTGGCCGTCAAAATCCTGTTTGTGCTGGTGAAGAAAGGGACCGGGGAAAAGCTTTTGGGCAGCGATATTTTCGGCCCGCTCGAGTATTATCTTGGCATGATTTCCGGGATGATCCGCTGGTTTTGCATGCTGATCGTGTTCCTGTCCCTGTTCGGCGCCCGGCTTTACCCCGAGGCTCAACTGGCGGCGATTGCGAAGCAGGACAAGGATGTCTACGGGAGCGCGTTTTTTTCGCGTCACGGCGAAATGCAGAAGAACATCTTCAAACATTCCTTTCTCGGTCCTCTCATCCAAAAACATCTGGGATTCTTGTTGATCAAGCCCGCCCTGCCTTCCGACGTGAAATCGATGCGGGACAGCTTTCAGGAAAAAGCGAACCGGGACATCAACGACGCCATGGAGCGCCGGAAGTAG
- a CDS encoding LamG domain-containing protein, giving the protein MSPGALSGKVAGLGTRPRTATGTARGNFGAALRVPVSLLLSLLLPWCWLLARAETGPRLHPALLGHWKLESDARDTSGHGHHGVNHGVRFERKGRSSLAVFDGRGAWIEIPSGPALEIGRRDFTIAVWVWLPPEGEQDDAFGDVLSQFDPRSRKGWGLRITHHTGVTTSQSNARQVHFGLDDGQQPAPWIDHGRPGNAVLVFALAAYDGGLYAGTCEPGPGERGGVYHFRGGTDWADCGSPAPCNSVSALAEWNGQLYAGVANYRLAGSALPESTNPHSGGKVFRYRGGRSWEDCGQLPGTEAVGGLVVYRGALYASSLYRPAGFFRYEGQKRWTPLPTPGNLRVEAMCVYDGFLFASSYDQGHVFRYDGESWADCGQVGPKENTQTYSFAVHSGRLMVGTWSTGRVYRYGGDHRWEDWGRLGQELEVMGMMVHNGMLYAGTLPQAEVYRCDGPDRWKRMVQLDATPGVKYRRAWTMAEFHGRLFCGTLPSGKVWSFESGQNVTHDRSLPAGWNHLAATREGGRLRLFVGGKPVAASGELSSPPLDASPEMPLKLGFGSNDYLRGRLRDVRWYSHALDPRELGRLVRQTLP; this is encoded by the coding sequence ATGAGCCCCGGTGCCCTGTCTGGAAAGGTCGCTGGACTTGGAACCCGTCCGAGAACCGCGACAGGCACGGCGCGGGGGAATTTTGGCGCCGCCCTCCGAGTCCCAGTTTCACTCCTCCTTTCGCTGCTGCTCCCGTGGTGCTGGCTGCTCGCCCGTGCGGAGACGGGTCCGCGTCTGCATCCCGCGCTCTTGGGCCATTGGAAACTGGAAAGCGATGCCCGTGACACCTCGGGTCATGGGCATCACGGCGTCAATCATGGGGTTCGGTTTGAAAGAAAAGGCCGGTCCTCTTTGGCCGTGTTTGATGGACGGGGTGCTTGGATCGAGATCCCGTCCGGCCCGGCTCTCGAAATCGGACGCCGCGATTTCACGATCGCTGTTTGGGTTTGGCTTCCGCCCGAAGGAGAGCAGGACGATGCATTTGGCGATGTGCTAAGCCAGTTCGATCCGAGGTCCCGCAAGGGTTGGGGACTTCGCATCACGCATCACACGGGAGTCACGACAAGCCAGAGCAATGCCCGGCAAGTGCACTTCGGCCTGGATGACGGGCAGCAGCCCGCCCCCTGGATCGATCACGGCCGTCCCGGCAACGCGGTGCTCGTGTTCGCGCTTGCGGCGTATGACGGAGGACTTTACGCCGGCACCTGTGAGCCCGGGCCGGGGGAGCGCGGCGGCGTTTACCATTTTCGCGGGGGAACAGACTGGGCCGATTGCGGGAGCCCAGCTCCTTGCAACTCCGTTTCTGCGCTGGCCGAGTGGAATGGCCAGCTTTATGCGGGTGTCGCGAATTATCGTCTGGCGGGTTCCGCCCTTCCTGAATCGACGAATCCCCACTCCGGCGGAAAAGTGTTTCGCTATCGCGGCGGTCGGAGCTGGGAAGATTGCGGCCAGCTTCCGGGGACCGAGGCCGTGGGTGGTCTGGTGGTTTATCGAGGCGCACTTTATGCGTCTTCGCTGTATCGTCCGGCGGGTTTTTTCCGCTACGAAGGCCAGAAGCGTTGGACGCCTCTCCCCACCCCAGGAAATCTGCGCGTGGAAGCGATGTGTGTTTACGACGGGTTTCTCTTCGCGTCCTCCTATGACCAGGGCCACGTGTTTCGATACGACGGCGAATCCTGGGCCGATTGCGGCCAAGTCGGCCCGAAGGAAAACACGCAGACCTACTCGTTCGCGGTTCACTCCGGACGGCTGATGGTTGGCACTTGGAGCACAGGCCGGGTTTATCGATACGGTGGTGATCATCGCTGGGAAGATTGGGGCCGGCTCGGACAGGAATTGGAAGTGATGGGAATGATGGTTCATAATGGCATGCTTTACGCCGGAACCCTGCCCCAGGCAGAGGTCTATCGGTGCGACGGGCCGGATCGTTGGAAGCGAATGGTTCAACTCGATGCCACGCCTGGGGTCAAATACCGGCGGGCCTGGACGATGGCCGAGTTCCATGGCCGGCTCTTCTGTGGGACCTTGCCTTCGGGCAAAGTGTGGTCGTTCGAATCCGGCCAGAATGTCACCCATGATCGATCCCTGCCGGCGGGCTGGAACCACTTGGCGGCCACTCGAGAGGGAGGCCGGCTCAGGCTGTTTGTGGGGGGGAAGCCGGTGGCTGCCTCCGGTGAGTTGAGCTCGCCTCCGCTCGACGCCAGCCCGGAAATGCCGCTTAAACTTGGGTTCGGTTCGAACGATTACCTCCGAGGACGTCTTCGAGACGTGCGGTGGTACTCGCATGCCTTGGACCCGCGTGAATTGGGACGGCTGGTCCGTCAAACTTTGCCGTAA
- a CDS encoding helicase gives MSKNIVYFDLETQKSADEVGGWDRIRDMRMSVGVTYSTARGQYRIYGEKEVDALIQELLRADLVVGFNHLRFDYEVLHGYSIVDLRQAPTLDLMVDLQRVVQRRLSLDSVAGATLGVEKTAEGLQAIRWYREGKLLEIAEYCCYDVKITRLVHEYGRAQRQVFFHNRFGAKQSAAVEW, from the coding sequence GTGAGCAAGAATATCGTCTATTTTGATTTGGAGACCCAGAAGTCGGCGGACGAAGTGGGAGGCTGGGATCGCATCCGGGACATGCGCATGAGCGTGGGCGTGACGTATTCCACGGCGCGCGGACAGTACCGGATTTACGGAGAGAAGGAAGTGGACGCGTTGATCCAGGAACTCTTGCGGGCCGACTTGGTGGTGGGTTTCAACCATCTGCGATTCGATTACGAGGTGCTGCACGGCTATTCAATTGTGGACCTGCGCCAGGCGCCCACGCTGGATTTGATGGTGGATCTGCAGCGGGTGGTGCAGCGCCGGCTTTCACTGGATTCCGTGGCCGGAGCGACGCTGGGCGTGGAGAAGACAGCTGAGGGCCTGCAAGCCATCCGATGGTATCGGGAGGGCAAGCTGTTGGAGATTGCCGAGTACTGCTGTTACGATGTGAAGATCACCCGGCTCGTGCATGAGTACGGCAGAGCTCAGCGCCAAGTCTTCTTCCACAATCGATTTGGGGCGAAGCAGTCCGCTGCGGTCGAGTGGTAG